From Apis cerana isolate GH-2021 linkage group LG10, AcerK_1.0, whole genome shotgun sequence, one genomic window encodes:
- the LOC108002984 gene encoding uncharacterized protein LOC108002984, with protein MFRIVWLIIFFFGNCVNCRLDNDNIIEIQNSMTRGRFFPLFSVIRFANSQCLASNNLNGTCFTRRECRDYGGVPSGTCANGHGICCIFQKTCSSTTNVNNTYFTNPEYPTTYEGQGRCTITVQRCNSNICQLRLDFLEFTLASPNASGICDFEFILVSGSGSIVPRICGENANQHLYVDFNGDTPIMISVDTNSRYKDRWNIRIQQLSCDSTYKAPNGCLQYYDSISNTVTSFNYGITQNPRAPNFGTRQIANTNYGVCIRMAQGYCAIEWSQTSSNSFSVSGDTNVFDFIMDPQYAAQAGENCTQDFVIIPHPFQNGIAIGTERFCGNGFVTKTSYSKPFVLYVITNGNEIGDFENKGFSLTYRQIPCTV; from the exons atgTTCCGTATAGTTTggttgataattttcttttttggaaattgCGTTAATTGTCGAttagataatgataatattattgaaattcaaaattcaatgacTCGTGGAAGat ttTTCCCGCTCTTCAGTGTAATTCGTTTTGCAAATTCACAATGTCTTGCtagcaataatttaaatggtaCCTGTTTTACTAGAAGAGAATGTCGTGATTATGGTGGAGTACCATCTGGTACTTGTGCAAATGGACATGGCATTTGTTGTATTT TTCAAAAAACATGTAGTTCCACaacaaatgtaaataatacatattttacaaatcCAGAATATCCAACAACTTATGAAGGACAAGGCAGATGTACAATAACAGTACAACGttgtaattcaaatatttgtcaa CTACGTTTggattttttggaatttacTCTTGCTTCACCAAATGCTAGCGGAATTTGTGACTTTGAGTTTATTTTAGTTTCTGGATCTGGAAGTATAGTACCTCGAATTTGTGGAGAAAATGCAAACCaacatt taTATGTAGATTTCAATGGTGATACACCTATTATGATATCAGTTGATACTAACTCTAGATATAAAGATCGTTGGAATATAAGAATTCAACAATTATCTTGCGATTCTACATATAAAG ctccAAATGGATGTTTGCAGTATTATGATAGTATTTCAAATACTGTAACAAGTTTTAACTATGGCATAACACAAAATCCAAGAG cacCAAACTTTGGTACACGACAAATTGCAAATACAAATTATGGTGTATGTATAAGAATGGCACAAGGATATTGTGCTATTGAATGGTCTCAAACaagttcaaattcattttctgtttctgGAGATACAAatgtatttgattttataatgg acCCTCAATATGCAGCACAAGCAGGAGAAAACTGTACTCaagattttgttattattccaCATCCATTTCAAAATGGTATTGCAATTGGTACAGAAAGATTTTGTGGAAATGGTTTTGTAACAAAAACAT cataTTCCAAACCATttgtattatatgttattacaaatggaaatgaaattggagactttgaaaataaaggaTTTTCATTAACATACCGTCAAATACCTTGTACAGTttga
- the LOC108003051 gene encoding prostaglandin E synthase 2 — MMSILQRLSKLPQNLYCFANIQRYPKRNESFLSASRQSSLLKTIFKASLVGISIGFPVGIIFTTGYTWYINKKAAKTYHLEGKEKKIKILQEKPSVPISREVVSPMDPTELKLTLFQYQTCPFCCKVRVFLDYYGISYDIVEVDPVLRKEISWSSYKKVPILLAQIDSGYQPLNDSSMIVSLLASYLKDRSQKINDLVEYYPSIAMHDENQKLKYEIMNKYFLMYKENLISDENINEIIEERKWRQWVDDEFVHTLSPNVYRTLSEAYKTFNWFSEVGKWKEYFPMWERLIIINIGAIAMWFISKRLKKRHNLKDDVRQSLYDEINKWLYAIKKRGDTFMGGKKPNLSDLAVYGILKSIEGCSAFKDALENTKLCTWYDAMAKEVETHSGSKYLMAK, encoded by the exons aTGATGTCCATATTACAAAGACTGTCAAAATTAcctcaaaatttatattgttttgcaAACATTCAAAGATATCCAAAACgaaatgaaagttttttatCTGCATCTCGACAATCttcattattgaaaacaatattCAAAGCAAGTTTAGTAGGAATTTCTATCGGATTTCCAGTtggtataatttttacaacagGTTATACttggtatataaataaaaaagctgCAAAAACTTATCATttggaagggaaagaaaaaaaaattaaaatactccAAGAAAAACCATCAGTACCAATTTCTAGAGAA gttGTTTCTCCAATGGATCCTACTGAATTAAAGTTgactttatttcaatatcagaCATGTCCTTTCTGTTGTaag gtcAGAGTTTTCTTAGATTATTATGGAATATCTTATGATATTGTTGAAGTTGATCCTGTAttacgaaaagaaatatcttggtcatcttataaaaaagtacCAATACTTTTAGCACAAATAGATTCAGGATATCAGCCTTTAAATGATAGTTCAATGATTGTTTCTCTATTAGcatcatatttaaaagatagatcacaaaaaataaatgatttagtaGAATATTATCCAAGTATAGCAATGCAtgatgaaaatcaaaaattgaaatatgaaatcatgaataaatatttcttaatgtataaagaaaatttaatttcagatgaaaatattaatgagatTAT agAAGAACGTAAATGGAGACAATGGGTTGATGATGAATTTGTACATACATTATCACCAAATGTATATAGAACACTTAGTGAAGCTTACAAAACTTTTAATTGGTTTTCTGAA gTTGGTAAatggaaagaatattttccaatgtgggaaagattaataataataaatataggtgCTATAGCTATGTGGTTTATAtcaaaacgtttaaaaaaaagacataatTTGAAAGATGATGTTAGACAATCTttatatgatgaaattaaCAAATGGTTATATGCTATTAAAAAACGTGGTGATACATTCATGGGAGGAAAAAAGCCTAATTTATCAGATCTTGCTGTTTAtggaattttgaaaagtatAGAAGGATGTAGTGCTTTTAAAGATGCTTTAGAAAATACTAAACTTTGTACATGGTATGATGCTATGGCCAAAGAAGTAGAAACACATTCAGGAAGCAAATATTTAATggctaaataa
- the LOC108003053 gene encoding geranylgeranyl transferase type-2 subunit alpha isoform X3, with the protein MRKDKIYDEELMMVTERMVLQNPDIYTLWNIRREAFINNNWEEKLLKEFYQSELLLTENCLKQNPKSYWVWYQRIWIMNHLMECDWKKELMLCNKCLNLDDRNFHCWNYREFIVQKAGISPEEEFQFATSKILNNFSNYSSWHYRSQLLSKIFHSSNQNSIYEKKKEELDLVMNATFTDPNDSSAWFYQRWLLNTHECFPILSQALIKNNNVIIFANKNISIESTCLLINNENKTVQWKSWQETKMSKLWFGEFKKEMNQTKNIEINIEGISYPLFYINQKWIYRKKKYKCSNKDQLLEQLSSYKQLIEMEPTNKWAYLTSILLMKKINFIKFYENILTNLNILINIDSLRFNYYKDLQSQFIIKYKIYELWNIEEDQEINLEIDLSGLNLTTLNNNEYLGFFEQINLSANCLSNLLNQLSLLQNCKKLSLSSNQLKNLNKFPTLQNLEVLSLRNNKLNNLEEILQLLKRHKLKLLDLRENPICSITELQTSIIQINPDLQLYIK; encoded by the exons atg aggaaagataaaatttatgatgaaGAATTAATGATGGTTACTGAACGTATGGTACTACAAAACCcagatatttatactttatggAATATTCGTAGAGAAgcatttataaacaataattg gGAAGAAAAACTGTTAAAAGAGTTTTATCAAAGTGAATTATTACTTActgaaaattgtttgaaacaaAATCCTAAATCTTATTGGGTATGGTATCAACGAATATGGATTATGAACCATTTAATGGAATGtgattggaaaaaagaattaatgctatgcaataaatgtttaaatttggATGACAGAAATT ttcaTTGTTGGAATTATAGAGAGTTTATTGTACAAAAAGCAGGAATTTCTCCTgaagaagaatttcaatttgcaacttcaaagattttaaataatttttctaattattcctCTTGGCATTACAGAAgtcaattattatcaaaaatatttcatagttCCAatcaaaatagtatttatgaaaaaaagaaagaag aattagatCTAGTAATGAATGCTACATTCACAGATCCTAATGATTCTAGTGCTTGGTTTTACCAAAGATGGTTATTAAATACTCATGAATGTTTTCCTATTCTTTCTCaagcattaataaaaaataacaatgtgaTCATTtttgctaataaaaatatatcaattgaatCAACATGTttactaataaataatgaaaataaaactgtTCAATGGAAATCTTGGcaagaaacaaaaatgtcAAAGTTATGGTTTGgagaatttaaaaaggaaatgaatcaaacaaaaaatattgaaattaatattgaaggAATATCTTATCCTTTATTCTATATCAATCAGAAAtggatatatagaaaaaaaaaatataaatgttctaATAAAGACCAATTATTAGAACAATTATCAAGTTATAAACAACTTATAGAAATGGAACCAACTAATAAATGGGCTTATTTAACTAGTatacttttaatgaaaaagattaattttataaaattttatgaaaatattttaacaaatttaaatattcttatcaatattgattctcttcgttttaattattataaagatttac agagccaattcataattaaatataaaatatatgaattatggaATATAGAAGAAGATcaggaaataaatttagaaattgatcTTTCGGGATTAAACTTAACCacacttaataataatgaatatctcGGTTTCTTTGAACAAATAAATCTTAGTGCAAAttgtttatcaaatttattaaatcaattatctttattacaaaattgtaaaaaattatcactttCAAgtaatcaattgaaaaatttgaacaaatttcctacattacaaaatttagAAGTTTTGTCAttaaggaataataaattaaataatttagaagaaatattacaattattaaaaagacatAAATTAAAGTTGCTTGATTTAAGAGAAAATCCAATTTGTAGTATCACAGAATTACAAACTAGTATTATTCAAATCAATCcagatttacaattatatataaaataa
- the LOC108003053 gene encoding geranylgeranyl transferase type-2 subunit alpha isoform X1, whose product MHGRVKVRTTAEQEALKKKERAEKLLRYKAGMGIVFKKRKDKIYDEELMMVTERMVLQNPDIYTLWNIRREAFINNNWEEKLLKEFYQSELLLTENCLKQNPKSYWVWYQRIWIMNHLMECDWKKELMLCNKCLNLDDRNFHCWNYREFIVQKAGISPEEEFQFATSKILNNFSNYSSWHYRSQLLSKIFHSSNQNSIYEKKKEELDLVMNATFTDPNDSSAWFYQRWLLNTHECFPILSQALIKNNNVIIFANKNISIESTCLLINNENKTVQWKSWQETKMSKLWFGEFKKEMNQTKNIEINIEGISYPLFYINQKWIYRKKKYKCSNKDQLLEQLSSYKQLIEMEPTNKWAYLTSILLMKKINFIKFYENILTNLNILINIDSLRFNYYKDLQSQFIIKYKIYELWNIEEDQEINLEIDLSGLNLTTLNNNEYLGFFEQINLSANCLSNLLNQLSLLQNCKKLSLSSNQLKNLNKFPTLQNLEVLSLRNNKLNNLEEILQLLKRHKLKLLDLRENPICSITELQTSIIQINPDLQLYIK is encoded by the exons atg caTGGTAGAGTAAAAGTTCGAACAACTGCAGAACaagaagcattgaaaaaaaaggaaagagctGAAAAACTTTTACGTTATAAAGCTGGAATGGGTATTgtgtttaaaaaa aggaaagataaaatttatgatgaaGAATTAATGATGGTTACTGAACGTATGGTACTACAAAACCcagatatttatactttatggAATATTCGTAGAGAAgcatttataaacaataattg gGAAGAAAAACTGTTAAAAGAGTTTTATCAAAGTGAATTATTACTTActgaaaattgtttgaaacaaAATCCTAAATCTTATTGGGTATGGTATCAACGAATATGGATTATGAACCATTTAATGGAATGtgattggaaaaaagaattaatgctatgcaataaatgtttaaatttggATGACAGAAATT ttcaTTGTTGGAATTATAGAGAGTTTATTGTACAAAAAGCAGGAATTTCTCCTgaagaagaatttcaatttgcaacttcaaagattttaaataatttttctaattattcctCTTGGCATTACAGAAgtcaattattatcaaaaatatttcatagttCCAatcaaaatagtatttatgaaaaaaagaaagaag aattagatCTAGTAATGAATGCTACATTCACAGATCCTAATGATTCTAGTGCTTGGTTTTACCAAAGATGGTTATTAAATACTCATGAATGTTTTCCTATTCTTTCTCaagcattaataaaaaataacaatgtgaTCATTtttgctaataaaaatatatcaattgaatCAACATGTttactaataaataatgaaaataaaactgtTCAATGGAAATCTTGGcaagaaacaaaaatgtcAAAGTTATGGTTTGgagaatttaaaaaggaaatgaatcaaacaaaaaatattgaaattaatattgaaggAATATCTTATCCTTTATTCTATATCAATCAGAAAtggatatatagaaaaaaaaaatataaatgttctaATAAAGACCAATTATTAGAACAATTATCAAGTTATAAACAACTTATAGAAATGGAACCAACTAATAAATGGGCTTATTTAACTAGTatacttttaatgaaaaagattaattttataaaattttatgaaaatattttaacaaatttaaatattcttatcaatattgattctcttcgttttaattattataaagatttac agagccaattcataattaaatataaaatatatgaattatggaATATAGAAGAAGATcaggaaataaatttagaaattgatcTTTCGGGATTAAACTTAACCacacttaataataatgaatatctcGGTTTCTTTGAACAAATAAATCTTAGTGCAAAttgtttatcaaatttattaaatcaattatctttattacaaaattgtaaaaaattatcactttCAAgtaatcaattgaaaaatttgaacaaatttcctacattacaaaatttagAAGTTTTGTCAttaaggaataataaattaaataatttagaagaaatattacaattattaaaaagacatAAATTAAAGTTGCTTGATTTAAGAGAAAATCCAATTTGTAGTATCACAGAATTACAAACTAGTATTATTCAAATCAATCcagatttacaattatatataaaataa
- the LOC108003053 gene encoding geranylgeranyl transferase type-2 subunit alpha isoform X2, translating to MGIVFKKRKDKIYDEELMMVTERMVLQNPDIYTLWNIRREAFINNNWEEKLLKEFYQSELLLTENCLKQNPKSYWVWYQRIWIMNHLMECDWKKELMLCNKCLNLDDRNFHCWNYREFIVQKAGISPEEEFQFATSKILNNFSNYSSWHYRSQLLSKIFHSSNQNSIYEKKKEELDLVMNATFTDPNDSSAWFYQRWLLNTHECFPILSQALIKNNNVIIFANKNISIESTCLLINNENKTVQWKSWQETKMSKLWFGEFKKEMNQTKNIEINIEGISYPLFYINQKWIYRKKKYKCSNKDQLLEQLSSYKQLIEMEPTNKWAYLTSILLMKKINFIKFYENILTNLNILINIDSLRFNYYKDLQSQFIIKYKIYELWNIEEDQEINLEIDLSGLNLTTLNNNEYLGFFEQINLSANCLSNLLNQLSLLQNCKKLSLSSNQLKNLNKFPTLQNLEVLSLRNNKLNNLEEILQLLKRHKLKLLDLRENPICSITELQTSIIQINPDLQLYIK from the exons ATGGGTATTgtgtttaaaaaa aggaaagataaaatttatgatgaaGAATTAATGATGGTTACTGAACGTATGGTACTACAAAACCcagatatttatactttatggAATATTCGTAGAGAAgcatttataaacaataattg gGAAGAAAAACTGTTAAAAGAGTTTTATCAAAGTGAATTATTACTTActgaaaattgtttgaaacaaAATCCTAAATCTTATTGGGTATGGTATCAACGAATATGGATTATGAACCATTTAATGGAATGtgattggaaaaaagaattaatgctatgcaataaatgtttaaatttggATGACAGAAATT ttcaTTGTTGGAATTATAGAGAGTTTATTGTACAAAAAGCAGGAATTTCTCCTgaagaagaatttcaatttgcaacttcaaagattttaaataatttttctaattattcctCTTGGCATTACAGAAgtcaattattatcaaaaatatttcatagttCCAatcaaaatagtatttatgaaaaaaagaaagaag aattagatCTAGTAATGAATGCTACATTCACAGATCCTAATGATTCTAGTGCTTGGTTTTACCAAAGATGGTTATTAAATACTCATGAATGTTTTCCTATTCTTTCTCaagcattaataaaaaataacaatgtgaTCATTtttgctaataaaaatatatcaattgaatCAACATGTttactaataaataatgaaaataaaactgtTCAATGGAAATCTTGGcaagaaacaaaaatgtcAAAGTTATGGTTTGgagaatttaaaaaggaaatgaatcaaacaaaaaatattgaaattaatattgaaggAATATCTTATCCTTTATTCTATATCAATCAGAAAtggatatatagaaaaaaaaaatataaatgttctaATAAAGACCAATTATTAGAACAATTATCAAGTTATAAACAACTTATAGAAATGGAACCAACTAATAAATGGGCTTATTTAACTAGTatacttttaatgaaaaagattaattttataaaattttatgaaaatattttaacaaatttaaatattcttatcaatattgattctcttcgttttaattattataaagatttac agagccaattcataattaaatataaaatatatgaattatggaATATAGAAGAAGATcaggaaataaatttagaaattgatcTTTCGGGATTAAACTTAACCacacttaataataatgaatatctcGGTTTCTTTGAACAAATAAATCTTAGTGCAAAttgtttatcaaatttattaaatcaattatctttattacaaaattgtaaaaaattatcactttCAAgtaatcaattgaaaaatttgaacaaatttcctacattacaaaatttagAAGTTTTGTCAttaaggaataataaattaaataatttagaagaaatattacaattattaaaaagacatAAATTAAAGTTGCTTGATTTAAGAGAAAATCCAATTTGTAGTATCACAGAATTACAAACTAGTATTATTCAAATCAATCcagatttacaattatatataaaataa